Proteins co-encoded in one Nicotiana sylvestris chromosome 7, ASM39365v2, whole genome shotgun sequence genomic window:
- the LOC138873381 gene encoding uncharacterized protein, producing MAPKELKELKEQLEEFLAKGFVRPSVSSWGAPVLFVKKKDGTMWMCIDYRQNMEEHAQHLRVVLQTLREQNLYVKFSKCEFWLDSVAFLGHVISDEGIKVDPKKIEIKARQFVDLHLMVLRETVLQGGAKEVSVGEDGVLRLQGYLYVPNVDGLREKILEEVHSSRYSIHPGATMMYHGLRQHYWWRRMKKDIVKYVSRCLNCQQVKYEHQRPGGLLQKMTVDQVGTLHSSCDYVYFKEVAKIYIEEIVRLHSVHVSIITDRGPQFTSYQSNIEMASFEALYGRRCRSPIEWFEPSEAKLYGTDLVKDALEKLDERLGYEEELVAIVDRQVCQLRSKRISAVKVQ from the exons atggctccgaaagagttaaaggagttgaaggaacaacttgagGAGTTTCTAGCAAAGGGGTTCGTCAGACCAAGTGTATcatcttggggtgcaccagtgttatttgtgaagaagaaagatgggactatgtggatgtgcattgattaccgccagaa CATGGAGGAGCACGCGCAACActtgagagtggtgcttcagacatTGCGGGAACAGAATCTATAtgttaagttctcaaagtgtgagttttggctagattctgtagcattcttggggcatgttataTCAgacgagggtattaaggtggatcccaagaagattgag ATCAAGGCTCGACAGTTTGTTGATCTGCATTTGATGGTTCTCAGAGAAACGGTACTACaaggtggtgccaaggaggtttctgtcggcgaggatggtgttctacGACTCCAGGGTTATCTATatgttcctaatgtcgatggcttgagggagaaGATTCTAGAAGAGGtacacagttctcggtattccattcatccaggtgctacgatGATGTATCACGgcctgagacaacattattggtggcggaggatgaagaaagacatagttaaGTATGTATCTAGAtgcctaaattgccagcaggttaagtatgagcaccagaggccaggtggcctacttcaaAAGATGACT gttgatcaagtcggcacacttcattccagttgtgACTACGTATACTTCAAAGAGGTTGCCAAGATTTACATTgaggagatagttcggttgcataGTGTGCATGTTTCCATCATaacagatagaggccctcagtttacttc ttatcagtccaataTTGAGATGGCttcatttgaggctttatatggtcggcgatgtcgttctcccATCGAGTGGTTTGAGCCCagcgaggctaagttatatggtactgatttggtgaaggatgccttagaaaag ttagatgagagactaggttatgaggaggagctagttgccattgttgataggcAGGTTTGCcaattgagatccaagaggatttccgcGGTAAAGGTTCAGTAG